In Amphiura filiformis chromosome 1, Afil_fr2py, whole genome shotgun sequence, the following are encoded in one genomic region:
- the LOC140161028 gene encoding uncharacterized protein has product MSEIEEQNESVISQITYKGIERHQNSDNDDGTIQENKMKQVGEQENKKSVKLERNIDDEQMPQSKGQGNDKDQENQQKGDSDSELNEGDEQHGEKFKGKLERNSEDEQITESKGQQNDKHQQKDDFKDTSQYQIQMGQIYFGGQVIGQIYYGDEDDSEGEEDKQMLKKESPDKLNKVKQTRKPDRNQQQIVHGSQEEEGEEENYAFSPESDSEGDATEGYDFSPDSDSGGEKKQDEEHQGVKSKGKLERNTDGEQITQIKGQQNDKDQQKKGDVNRTRKSKSNREQQFDSDRDGSNKDCVSSDSERVVQMKKKRKKEEITEKQTDSEGEKTESYDFSPDSDSEAQKKKTQKKKTQKKGVKGKKVKQTGRKSMRSRKQMFYGDQEEESQEGDSFAPDSDSDTECEEGQEIQEKKIKKRANRSVKKEKKEKEPAQYISDINPAVRCAESQEQLPEKHSEGVKEKRRRKHIYGNRKTICEVCGKAFDHLYYKIHKKIHTEKRRRKHIYGNRKTICEVCGKAFDHLYYKIHKKIHTDKKKYICEICGKSYTVMGSLKYHKRLRHSSRRESYPCSVCGKQYVTKRYMRYHEVTAHKDVFPNADLKALQCDIKFNTNKKPRRYCSYEGCCRIFYNTPEQQAHEASQHRGEPVARFTCKTCGKQFSSTANMQRHMITHRPNPRPYACNYCSATFTQSCSRQAHERKHTGERPYGCSFCDKKFTQKSNQKTHEKRCKSRSEMRVPMNLAKQKVHRKRDKLQTKSEVRVQPRTQGEVHIPLISNTVRSEEHHHLPVLDIPLVTPHAVTHTTYESEFESMVSEYNQVHVRVLDDQAQMESESWRMKSEYVHL; this is encoded by the coding sequence atgtcTGAAATTGAGGAACaaaatgaatctgtaatttctcaaattacatacaaaggaattgaaagaCATCAAAacagtgataatgatgatggaacAATTCAAGAGAACAAGATGAAACAAGTTGGAGAACAAGAAAACAAGAAATCTGTCAAGTTGGAAAGAAACATTGATGATGAACAAATGCCTCAAAGTAAAGGACAGGGAAATGATAAAGATCAAGAAAACCAACAGAAAGGCGATTCAGATTCCGAGTTGAACGAAGGTGATGAACAGCATGGCGAGAAATTCAAAGGAAAGTTGGAAAGAAACAGCGAAGATGAACAAATTACTGAAAGTAAAGGACAGCAAAATGATAAACATCAACAGAAAGATGATTTCAAAGACACAAGTCAATATCAAATTCAAATGGGACAGATATATTTTGGTGGTCAGGTGATAGGGCAAATATATTATGGCGATGAAGATGATTCTGAAGGTGAAGAAGACAAGCAAATGCTTAAGAAAGAAAGTCCAGACAAACTAAATAAAGTCAAACAAACCCGAAAACCTGATAGAAACCAGCAACAAATTGTTCATGGCAGTCAAGAGGAAGAAGGTGAAGAGGAGAATTATGCTTTTTCACCTGAATCTGATTCTGAAGGTGATGCGACAGAGGGTTATGATTTTTCACCGGATTCTGATTCGGGAGGGGAGAAAAAACAAGATGAAGAACATCAAGGCGTGAAATCCAAAGGAAAGTTGGAAAGAAACACAGATGGTGAACAAATAACTCAAATTAAAGGACAGCAAAATGATAAAGATCAGCAGAAAAAGGGTGATGTCAATCGAACCAGGAAATCTAAAAGTAACCGGGAACAACAATTTGATAGTGATCGGGATGGAAGTAACAAAGATTGTGTGTCTTCTGATTCTGAAAGAGTAGtacaaatgaaaaagaaaagaaaaaaggaagaaatTACAGAAAAACAAACTGACTCTGAAGGTGAGAAAACCGAGAGTTACGATTTTTCACCAGATTCAGATTCTGAAGCACAAAAGAAAAAGACACAAAAGAAAAAGACACAAAAGAAAGGAGTGAAAGGAAAAAAAGTCAAACAAACTGGTCGCAAATCTATGAGAAGCCGGAAACAAATGTTCTATGGCGATCAAGAAGAAGAAAGTCAAGAGGGAGATTCGTTTGCACCTGATTCCGATTCAGATACTGAATGTGAAGAAGGTCAAGAAATAcaagagaaaaaaattaaaaagcgaGCAAACCGAAgtgttaaaaaagaaaagaaagaaaaagaaccgGCTCAGTATATAAGTGACATAAATCCAGCTGTAAGATGTGCTGAAAGTCAAGAGCAACTTCCAGAAAAACATAGTGAAGgagtcaaagaaaaaagaagaagaaagcacATCTATGGTAACCGTAAAACTATTTGCGAAGTATGTGGGAAAGCATTTGATCATTTATATTACAAAATTCATAAGAAGATACACACAGAAAAAAGGAGAAGAAAGCACATCTATGGTAACCGTAAAACTATTTGTGAAGTATGTGGGAAAGCATTTGATCATTTATATTACAAAATTCATAAGAAGATACACACAGATAAAAAGAAATATATCTGCGAGATCTGTGGGAAGAGCTACACAGTTATGGGAAGTTTGAAATATCACAAGAGGTTGCGTCACAGTAGTAGACGAGAGTCATATCCATGTTCGGTGTGCGGGAAGCAGTACGTAACTAAGCGCTACATGCGATACCATGAAGTCACTGCTCATAAGGATGTGTTTCCAAATGCAGATCTAAAAGCACTGCAGTGTGATATCAAATTTAATACTAATAAAAAGCCAAGGCGTTATTGCTCATACGAAGGCTGCTGTAGAATATTCTACAATACACCTGAACAGCAGGCACACGAGGCTAGCCAACATAGGGGTGAGCCCGTCGCCCGCTTTACATGCAAGACTTGTGGGAAACAATTTTCTAGTACTGCCAACATGCAACGCCACATGATTACCCACAGACCGAACCCAAGACCATACGCGTGCAATTATTGCTCAGCAACATTTACGCAAAGCTGCTCGCGACAAGCTCATGAAAGGAAACATACTGGGGAAAGACCTTACGGATGTAGTTTTTGCGATAAGAAATTTACGCAGAAAAGTAATCAAAAGACACATGAAAAACGTTGTAAGTCAAGATCGGAGATGCGTGTACCAATGAATTTGGCAAAGCAAAAGGTGCACAGGAAGAGAGATAAGCTTCAAACCAAAAGTGAAGTACGCGTGCAACCCCGAACACAAGGCGAAGTGCACATCCCACTTATCTCGAATACAGTACGTTCAGAAGAACATCATCACTTACCGGTATTAGATATACCATTGGTAACACCTCACGCTGTTACACACACGACATATGAATCAGAGTTTGAGTCCATGGTGTCCGAGTATAATCAAGTCCATGTCCGAGTCCTTGATGACCAAGCTCAAATGGAATCGGAGTCGTGGCGTATGAAATCTGAGTATGTTCATCTATGA